Genomic DNA from Triticum dicoccoides isolate Atlit2015 ecotype Zavitan chromosome 4B, WEW_v2.0, whole genome shotgun sequence:
AAGGTGCAGTTGTTGTCCTTGTTTCTTCTCGGGAGAGCCGCAAGCAATGGCGGCCGTCGGCAGGCTGCCGAGCGCGGCGGTGGCCCTGCTCCTCGCGCTGCTCTGCCTGGCGGGGACGTCGGCGGCGACCAACGTGACGTACGACCACCGTGCGTTGGTCATCGACGGCGTGCGCCGCGTGCTCGTCTCCGGCTCCATCCACTACCCGCGGAGCACCCCCGACGTACGTCCCGCTCTCCCGGCTCTGCTCTGCTTGCTTTCTTTCTTACTCTGTTCTCCGAGGAGAGCTGACGCTAGCTAGCGTTGCCGTGGTTGATTGCAGATGTGGCCGGGGCTGATGCAGAAGGCCAAGGACGGCGGGCTGGACATGGTCGAGACGTACGTCTTCTGGGACGTCCATGAGCCCGTCCGGGGACAGGCACGTTCTCCACTCCATACCGGCCAGGCCATCAACCTCCCTCTCTCTTTGCTGCTATGCTATTTTCTCTAGTGTCATACTACTTTCGTTTTTGCTTTTCTCATATCATCTCTTCCAGCTGGTCGTCATGTGTGAAAGGGCGGTGCTTTGCTTCCCCTGCACCCTACTACGCTTTATTCTTCCCACTCACTGCCAAGCTCTTTAATCACTTATCGATCGTACACTACCTATCATGAGCTTCGAACTAGTGACATATATTGCCTAGAAACACATATATTTGTCTTGGAAGTTCACATTGTGTCGGTGTCTGTTAGTGTTGCAAAATCAAGTCACAAAAACTCTGACGGTTACGAGCTGCAACGTGACAGTACGACTTCGAGGGCAGGAATGACCTGGTGAGGTTCGTCAAGGCCGCCGCCGACGCCGGGCTCTACGTGCACCTCAGGATCGGCCCCTACGTCTGCGCCGAGTGGAACTACGGGTCTGATACCCCTCTCACTCTGCAGCATTTCCCCCTGTCCGATCCCCGTTTCAGCAGGAGAAGCGATCGTGCTTAACTGTGTGCTGTTGATTGCGTGCAGAGGCTTCCCGCTATGGCTGCACTTCATCCCGGGGATCAAGTTCCGCACCGACAACGAGCCTTTCAAGGTACGCGGCGGCATAAAAATAAGAGAGCATTGCGCAAATGCAATGCAGCTTGATGGATCGATCGATGAGTGAAATGATTTCTGTGCGTGCAGACGGAGATGCAGCGGTTCACGGAGAAGGTGGTGGCGACGATGAAGGGCGCGGGGCTGTACGCGTCGCAGGGCGGGCCCATCATCCTGTCGCAGATCGAGAACGAGTACGGCAACATCGACTGGCAGTACGGCGATGCCGGGAAGTCGTACATGCGGTGGGCCGCCGGGATGGCCGTCGCGCTCGACACCGGCGTGCCCTGGGTCATGTGCCAGCAGGCCGACGCGCCGGCACCCCTGGTAAGCTCATCGTCGGCCCTGCCTGGGTCGTTGTTGGCGACGGCAACGTGACTGAACTCGAGAGGAAAAAAACATGCAGATCAACACGTGCAACGGGTTCTACTGCGACCAGTTCACGCCAAGCCTGCCCAGCAGCCCCAAGCTGTGGACGGAGAACTGGAGCGGCTGGTTCCTCTCCTTCGGCGGCGCCGTGCCGTACCGCCCCACCGAAGACCTCGCCTTCGCCGTCGCGCGCTTCTACCAGCGCGGCGGCACCCTGCAGAACTACTACATGGTACGTACTACGCTGCTAGCTGATGCAGCCAGCCAAAATGGATGGATGCTCCTCTGCTCTGCTATATATGCTCCCTGTAGCTAACTCGGGCTCTGTCGGCAGTACCACGGAGGGACCAACTTCGGCCGCAGCTCGGGAGGGCCGTTCATCTCCACGAGCTACGACTACGACGCCCCCATCGACGAGTACGGTGAGTGCCCGTCTTCTTTCCTTCTTGAGCTGCCCATGTCTCCGCTCTCTTTTTATCTCTCAGTTCCTGAACAATGTATTTGCCCTTCTCGCAATGTGTGATTCAGGGCTAGTGAGGCAGCCAAAGTGGGGCCACTTGAGGGATGTCCACAAGGCGATTAAGATGTGCGAGCCTGCGCTCATAGCAACTAATCCATCATACATGTCCCTGGGTCAAAATGCTGAGGTACGATTATCTGCTTTTCTTTTCCAAAAGCAACTTTTGTTTAACGAAAAAAGAGAGACAAATCAAAGCAACTTTCGTTTTATAACGAGAAAAGAAAGACAGGTCAATCAGCATCACGGAGCAAATCTTGTTCAGGAATGATACCTTTATTTATGGTCTGCTCTATTGTGCTTACTGATGATGATGGTATCTGCATTTTTCTTCTGGCTTCAGGCGCACGTATACAGGGCCGGTTCACTGTGCGCGGCATTCCTCGCGAATATGGACGAGCAGTCTGATAAGACTGTCACCTTCAACGGCAAGGCGTATAAACTCCCCGCGTGGTCTGTCAGCGTCCTTCCTGACTGCAAGAATGTGGTGCTGAACACTGCCCAGGTATGTGCATTGCCTTGCTCAAGAATCAAGATAAAGAAGCGGTGTTTCTGGAACCAATCTTGACCTTGGATCTGATTACGGTTACTACTCTTCGCAGATCAACTCTCAGGTAGCATCTACACAGATGAGAAACCTGGGGTTCAGGACTCAAGCATCTGACGGCTCGTCCGTCGAAACAGAACTCGCTTCTTCTACCTGGAGCTACGCCGTAGAACCTGTCGGTATCACAAAGGAGAACGCCATGACAAAGCCTGGGCTGATGGAGCAGATAAACACCACCGCGGACGCCAGTGATTTCCTGTGGTACTCAACAAGGTACAGGATTGCACTCTTAGCTGTACTTGTGCACATGGTGATCGATAAACTGGCAGTGCCAGGTTTTACCAACTGATTTCTACTGTGTGCAGTGTCGTCATTAAAGGCGGCGAACTGTACCTGAATGGCAGTCAGTCCAATCTGCTTGTTAACTCACTTGGGCATGTTCTTCAGGTCTTCATCAATGGCAAGTTTGCAGGTAATGTGTGAGAAGAAAATGCAAACTCATTCAGATGACATTTGGACTGTCATGTTAATTACCAACATTCCTATTTCATTTGTAAGGTGCATTTGTGTACTGAAATGTGTAAGTATTGAAATCTTACCAGGCAGCAGTAAGGGCAATGCTAGTAGCTCCCTGATCTCATTGACAACACCAGTTACACTTGTACCTGGAAAGAATAAAATAGATCTTCTGAGTGCAACAGTTGGTCTGACGGTGAGTCAGTATCCACTCTACTCCATTCTGCTGTCCACTGTACTTTGACATTTTAAAACAGGTATTCAAAAATGTAAAACCACATCTAATACCAAGTTACTAACATTGTACTTTGGCTTCAGAATTATGGTGCATTCTTTGACCTAGTTGGTGCTGGAATTACCGGTCCAGTAAAGCTGACTGGGCCGAAGGGTATGCTCGATCTATCTTCTGCAGATTGGACATACCAGGTGTGTACAACCAGTAATCTGGGTTGAGCAATTATTGGCAAATGTTGTTTTCGAATCCCTTAACTAGTACAGGTAAACCATAGCGTATAGTAACACTATTGTTGCTTTTTTCCTTATCAAAATATTTGGTGACTCCAGATTGGACTCAGAGGAGAAGACTTGCACCTGTATAATCCTTCAGAGGCCTCTCCAGAATGGGTATCAGATAACTCTTACCCAACCAATTACCCTTTGACCTGGTACAAGGTCAGTATGATCCTCCGACCATGAAACTGTGGTAGCTTGGTAGCATTTGAATATGTGTAGTACTGTAGATCCATTATGAGCTCAGTTGTCTGCAGATGAACATTCTATTTATGTGATTGGCCTATTTTACTTGAGTTTATTACCTTGGGAATCAATGCTCTAACTGCAAATGCCCGAAATGCAGAGCAAATTTACAGCTCCCGCAGGCGATGATCCTGTTGCCATAGActtcacaggaatggggaaaggtgAGGCGTGGGTGAACGGGCAGAGCATTGGTCGCTACTGGCCAACAAATATCTCTCCGCAAAGTGGCTGTGTTAATTCATGCAACTACAGAGGAACTTACAGCGCAAAGAAATGCCTGAAGAAATGTGGGCAGCCGTCACAGATTTTGTAAGAATCCTCTCCACCAAAATTCACACCATCTTTCGCTACCTACAGGCAGAGCCCATTCTAATGTTTTATATGTTGCCATAGGCTCATACTAAAATGGTTTAAGCACCCTTTCAATTAAATGTATTATTTGGATGTTCATGGCGTTTAACTTTTACGTTGGGACCAAAGTAATGCTATATTGGtcactcgttgatacttgcatacaAATGAAGGCCAGGTGGTTTCAGCATTGAATTTATGACCACCACAACAGTATAGGCTTTCCTCTTCGTACAAGAAACATATGAACTGCTACAATGGGATGACTAATTCAATTTCTTACCTTGTTAAACAGGTATCATGTGCCCCGTTCGTTTCTCCAACCAGGCAGCAATGATATAGTCCTTTTCGAGCAGTTTGGTGGTGACCCAAGCAAGATATCCTTCACGACGAAACAGACAGAAAGTGTATGTGCACACGTGTCTGAGGATCATCCTGACCAAATCGATAGCTGGATCTCCCCCCAGCAGAAATTACAGAGGTCCGGGCCAGCACTTCGTCTGGAATGCCCCAAAGAAGGTCAGGTCATCAGCAGTATCAAGTTTGCAAGCTTCGGGACACCGAGTGGCACCTGTGGGAGCTACAGCCATGGCGAATGCAGCAGCTCTCAGGCTCTGGCAGTCGCTCAGGAGGTAACTCCAATCTGTTCCACTTCCACACTTGCTACGTCTTTTTGTAGAGTTTATCTTCATGATACTGACAATGCTGCGGGGAACTCTCCAGGCATGCGTCGGGGTGAGCAGTTGCAGTTTGCCCGTGTCAGCAAAGAACTTCGGAGATCCATGCAGAGGAGTCACAAAAAGCCTTGTGGTCGAAGCTGCATGCTCATGAGTCATGACATGTTTGATAAATGTTATTAGTAGGAAGTAAAAGCAGATTGAGGGGGTGA
This window encodes:
- the LOC119290955 gene encoding beta-galactosidase 6-like, with the protein product MAAVGRLPSAAVALLLALLCLAGTSAATNVTYDHRALVIDGVRRVLVSGSIHYPRSTPDMWPGLMQKAKDGGLDMVETYVFWDVHEPVRGQYDFEGRNDLVRFVKAAADAGLYVHLRIGPYVCAEWNYGGFPLWLHFIPGIKFRTDNEPFKTEMQRFTEKVVATMKGAGLYASQGGPIILSQIENEYGNIDWQYGDAGKSYMRWAAGMAVALDTGVPWVMCQQADAPAPLINTCNGFYCDQFTPSLPSSPKLWTENWSGWFLSFGGAVPYRPTEDLAFAVARFYQRGGTLQNYYMYHGGTNFGRSSGGPFISTSYDYDAPIDEYGLVRQPKWGHLRDVHKAIKMCEPALIATNPSYMSLGQNAEAHVYRAGSLCAAFLANMDEQSDKTVTFNGKAYKLPAWSVSVLPDCKNVVLNTAQINSQVASTQMRNLGFRTQASDGSSVETELASSTWSYAVEPVGITKENAMTKPGLMEQINTTADASDFLWYSTSVVIKGGELYLNGSQSNLLVNSLGHVLQVFINGKFAGSSKGNASSSLISLTTPVTLVPGKNKIDLLSATVGLTNYGAFFDLVGAGITGPVKLTGPKGMLDLSSADWTYQIGLRGEDLHLYNPSEASPEWVSDNSYPTNYPLTWYKSKFTAPAGDDPVAIDFTGMGKGEAWVNGQSIGRYWPTNISPQSGCVNSCNYRGTYSAKKCLKKCGQPSQILYHVPRSFLQPGSNDIVLFEQFGGDPSKISFTTKQTESVCAHVSEDHPDQIDSWISPQQKLQRSGPALRLECPKEGQVISSIKFASFGTPSGTCGSYSHGECSSSQALAVAQEACVGVSSCSLPVSAKNFGDPCRGVTKSLVVEAACS